Proteins from a genomic interval of Streptomyces sp. Tu6071:
- a CDS encoding penicillin-binding transpeptidase domain-containing protein, with product MRTGVKVSVVSGALVVLLGGGGYGAYNLVHAVTSGTADQNSAEAVAKRLDTPLTAKDVRETGRKFLSTWGAGRLTAAAALTSQPAPAGVALQGVRDKAHVSKVTLEPGTATATRLPYHVKLTVRGTSLAYDTGLTVVRSEATGHPVVKWTPALVHPRMKDGDLLVTGDADAPPVALVDREGKALDAGAYPSLAPILAQLRERYGERAGGSGAVELMIKHPDDAPNTTLLTLEKGKPGRVPTTLSAGVQAAAEKAVAAYANASVVVERAGTGEILAVANHRDDQFNAAFQGTVAPGSTMKMITAAMLIDKGLTSANGPAPCPDTALSGGQTVHNLTGMRPDPGATLAHAFAISCNTSFVSFAPKLQPGDLGTEASEKFGLGRDNWKTGIASADGKVPVAEGDDKGVSLIGQGKVQLNPLNLASVVATIRDGAFHQPVLVPASFDKRPLATAAGLRPGTAAQLRQMMNLTATSGTGATAMSGLGPDIGAKTGSAEVDGQTQSNSWFAGYRGDFTAAAYAEQGGHGGDVAGPIVAAVLRATG from the coding sequence ATGCGCACCGGGGTGAAGGTGTCGGTGGTGTCGGGGGCGCTCGTCGTGCTGCTCGGCGGGGGCGGGTACGGGGCGTACAACCTCGTGCACGCCGTCACCTCGGGCACGGCGGACCAGAATTCGGCCGAGGCGGTCGCCAAGCGCCTCGACACGCCACTGACGGCGAAGGACGTGCGGGAGACGGGGCGGAAGTTCCTCAGCACGTGGGGCGCGGGGCGCCTCACCGCGGCGGCGGCGCTGACCAGCCAGCCCGCGCCCGCGGGGGTCGCACTCCAGGGCGTGCGGGACAAGGCGCACGTCAGCAAGGTGACCCTGGAACCGGGCACCGCGACGGCCACGCGACTCCCGTACCACGTGAAGCTCACCGTGCGCGGCACGTCGCTCGCGTACGACACCGGGCTGACCGTCGTGCGCTCGGAGGCGACCGGGCACCCGGTCGTCAAGTGGACGCCCGCGCTCGTGCATCCGCGGATGAAGGACGGCGATCTTCTCGTCACCGGGGACGCCGACGCGCCGCCCGTCGCGCTCGTCGACCGCGAGGGCAAGGCGCTCGACGCCGGGGCGTACCCCTCGCTCGCGCCGATCCTCGCCCAGCTCAGGGAGCGGTACGGGGAGCGGGCGGGCGGCTCCGGGGCCGTCGAGCTGATGATCAAGCACCCCGACGACGCGCCGAACACGACGCTGCTCACGCTGGAGAAGGGCAAGCCGGGGCGGGTGCCGACGACGCTCAGCGCGGGCGTGCAGGCCGCGGCGGAGAAGGCCGTGGCGGCGTACGCGAACGCGTCCGTCGTCGTCGAACGGGCCGGTACCGGCGAGATCCTCGCCGTCGCCAATCACCGCGACGACCAGTTCAACGCCGCCTTCCAGGGCACCGTGGCGCCCGGCTCCACGATGAAGATGATCACTGCGGCCATGCTCATCGACAAGGGCCTGACCAGCGCGAACGGGCCCGCTCCCTGCCCCGACACGGCGCTGTCGGGCGGTCAGACCGTGCACAACCTCACGGGGATGAGGCCGGATCCGGGCGCGACGCTCGCCCACGCCTTCGCGATCTCCTGCAACACCTCTTTCGTCTCCTTCGCTCCCAAGCTCCAGCCCGGCGACCTCGGCACGGAGGCGAGCGAGAAGTTCGGGCTCGGGCGCGACAACTGGAAGACGGGCATCGCCTCGGCGGACGGGAAGGTGCCCGTCGCCGAGGGGGACGACAAGGGCGTCTCGCTCATCGGCCAGGGCAAGGTCCAGCTCAACCCGCTCAACCTCGCCTCCGTCGTCGCGACGATCCGCGACGGCGCCTTCCACCAGCCCGTCCTCGTCCCCGCGTCCTTCGACAAGCGGCCCCTGGCCACGGCCGCCGGGCTGCGTCCGGGCACGGCGGCGCAACTGCGGCAGATGATGAACCTCACCGCGACGAGCGGCACCGGGGCGACCGCGATGAGCGGGCTCGGCCCCGACATCGGCGCGAAGACCGGCTCGGCGGAGGTCGACGGGCAGACGCAGTCGAACAGCTGGTTCGCGGGCTACCGGGGCGACTTCACGGCCGCCGCGTACGCGGAGCAGGGCGGCCACGGCGGCGACGTGGCGGGCCCGATCGTGGCCGCGGTGCTGCGCGCGACGGGGTGA
- a CDS encoding dolichyl-phosphate-mannose--protein mannosyltransferase, with the protein MTSTASSTEASQGQAADPQAPPPWQRRLRRFGYVPRRREASVAERLDPPWAGPADPGLWTAVGLPYRLSAFLVRSASWLGPLLITLVAGVTRFWHLGSPKAVIFDETYYAKDAWALIHRGYEVSWGEQANKQILADPSTVDIPTQAAYVVHPPVGKYVIGIGEWLFGLTPFGWRFMTAVLGTASVWMLCRIGRRMFRSTFLGCFAGALLTIDGLHLVMSRTALLDLVLMFFVLAAFGCLLLDRDRARARLLAKLPVDADGVVRADATIAETAFLGRRPWRWAAGICLGLAFGTKWNGLFVLAAFGVMTVLWDVGARKIAGARPGRGWLGMLRRDAPVAFVSIVPVALAVYLASWTAWIASPDNGKGGYLRDWARTAGQGGHFTWLPDWLRSLWHYEHEVYRFHVGLTDGHRYQSNAWSWMVDGRPVSYFYESPPPGSDGCPSGTSGDCAREVLALGTPALWWAACAALVYVLWRWVFRRDWRAGAILGAVAIGWLPWLHYQERTIFYFYAVVFVPFLCLALTMLAGALLGPAGASERRRTIGATATGVLFLLIAWNFVYFWPLYTGTAIPYGSWHDRMWLNSWI; encoded by the coding sequence GTGACCAGTACCGCGTCCTCGACCGAGGCCAGCCAGGGGCAGGCCGCCGATCCCCAGGCCCCGCCGCCCTGGCAGCGGCGTCTGCGCCGCTTCGGCTACGTGCCCAGGCGCCGTGAGGCGAGCGTCGCCGAACGCCTCGACCCGCCGTGGGCGGGGCCCGCCGATCCCGGGCTGTGGACGGCGGTCGGTCTCCCGTACCGCCTCTCCGCCTTCCTCGTCCGCTCCGCGAGCTGGCTCGGTCCGCTGCTGATCACCCTCGTCGCCGGGGTCACCCGTTTCTGGCACCTCGGCTCGCCGAAGGCGGTGATATTCGACGAGACGTACTACGCGAAGGACGCCTGGGCGCTCATCCACCGCGGCTACGAGGTGAGCTGGGGCGAGCAGGCCAACAAGCAGATCCTCGCCGACCCCTCCACGGTCGACATCCCGACGCAGGCCGCGTACGTCGTGCACCCGCCGGTCGGCAAGTACGTCATCGGGATCGGCGAGTGGCTCTTCGGCCTCACGCCCTTCGGCTGGCGCTTCATGACGGCGGTGCTCGGCACCGCGTCCGTGTGGATGCTGTGCCGGATCGGGCGGCGCATGTTCCGCTCGACGTTCCTCGGCTGCTTCGCGGGCGCGCTGCTCACGATCGACGGACTGCACCTCGTGATGAGCCGCACCGCGCTCCTCGACCTCGTGCTGATGTTCTTCGTGCTCGCCGCCTTCGGCTGCCTGCTCCTGGACCGCGACCGGGCCCGCGCCCGGCTCCTCGCCAAGCTCCCGGTGGACGCGGACGGGGTCGTCCGGGCGGACGCCACGATCGCCGAGACCGCCTTCCTCGGCCGGCGGCCCTGGCGCTGGGCCGCCGGGATCTGCCTCGGCCTCGCCTTCGGCACGAAGTGGAACGGCCTGTTCGTGCTCGCCGCGTTCGGCGTCATGACGGTGCTGTGGGACGTCGGCGCGCGCAAGATCGCGGGCGCGCGCCCGGGGCGCGGCTGGCTCGGCATGCTGCGCCGCGACGCGCCGGTCGCCTTCGTCTCGATCGTCCCGGTCGCGCTCGCCGTCTACCTCGCCTCCTGGACCGCCTGGATCGCCTCGCCCGACAACGGCAAGGGCGGCTACCTGCGCGACTGGGCGAGGACGGCGGGGCAGGGCGGCCACTTCACCTGGCTGCCCGACTGGCTGCGGAGCCTGTGGCACTACGAGCACGAGGTCTACCGCTTCCACGTCGGCCTCACCGACGGCCACCGCTACCAGTCCAACGCGTGGAGCTGGATGGTCGACGGCCGTCCCGTCTCGTACTTCTACGAGTCCCCGCCCCCCGGCAGCGACGGCTGCCCGAGCGGCACCTCCGGCGACTGCGCCCGCGAGGTCCTCGCGCTCGGCACGCCCGCGCTGTGGTGGGCGGCGTGCGCCGCGCTCGTCTACGTGCTGTGGCGCTGGGTCTTCCGCCGCGACTGGCGGGCGGGCGCGATCCTCGGCGCGGTGGCCATCGGCTGGCTGCCGTGGCTCCACTACCAGGAGCGCACGATCTTCTACTTCTACGCGGTCGTCTTCGTGCCCTTCCTGTGCCTCGCGCTGACCATGCTGGCCGGTGCCCTGCTCGGCCCGGCCGGTGCCTCGGAGCGCCGCAGGACGATAGGGGCGACGGCGACGGGCGTGCTCTTCCTCCTCATCGCGTGGAACTTCGTGTATTTCTGGCCCCTCTACACGGGTACGGCGATTCCCTACGGGTCCTGGCACGACCGGATGTGGCTCAATTCCTGGATCTGA